Proteins encoded together in one Zingiber officinale cultivar Zhangliang unplaced genomic scaffold, Zo_v1.1 ctg134, whole genome shotgun sequence window:
- the LOC122036181 gene encoding U-box domain-containing protein 8-like has translation MKETEVKLPDDFRCPISLEVMTDPVILSSGHTFDRASIQRWLDAGNRTCPVTNLPLPASPSLISNHALRSLISSFLSGGLPAASTSGHHLDSLLLARLSFPSDAATLAAVLRLAQDGGGAGFRRLVADSGAVSVLLRHAPAADRPDLQDLALRALIHVSLDGDDARLGLLAEGALDPVVSALRGGPAAALAATLLTSLAVVDVNKATIGAHPAAIPRLATLLRGHDGRQRREAATALYELCKFAGNRPRAVRAGTVAPLLHFAGEGSERAVQVLALLAKCREGKDEMRKTVGFVRALTDVVRTGSPRGVEHGLSVLNLVCSDCQEMALEAIGEGVSGLCSVLAGDMNPKIGRNATELLLRLEVLSSPCMTPNRRDR, from the coding sequence ATGAAAGAGACGGAGGTGAAGTTACCGGATGACTTCCGGTGCCCGATCTCGCTCGAGGTGATGACTGATCCGGTCATTTTATCCTCTGGCCACACTTTCGACCGCGCCTCCATCCAGCGGTGGCTCGACGCCGGTAACCGCACCTGTCCGGTCACCAACCTTCCGCTCCCAGCTTCCCCATCGCTCATCTCCAACCACGCTCTCCGCAGCCTCATCTCCTCCTTCCTCTCCGGCGGCCTCCCGGCCGCCTCCACCTCCGGCCACCACCTCGACTCCCTCCTCCTAGCTCGTCTCTCCTTCCCTTCCGACGCCGCCACCCTCGCCGCCGTCCTCCGCCTCGCCCAAGACGGAGGCGGCGCCGGGTTTCGCCGCCTCGTCGCCGACTCCGGCGCCGTCTCCGTTCTCCTCCGCCACGCGCCCGCCGCCGACCGCCCCGATCTACAGGACCTCGCGCTCCGCGCCCTGATTCACGTCTCCCTCGACGGGGACGACGCGCGGCTCGGCCTCCTCGCGGAGGGCGCCCTCGATCCCGTCGTCTCGGCCCTCCGCGGCGGCCCTGCCGCCGCACTCGCCGCCACGCTCCTCACCAGCCTCGCCGTCGTCGACGTCAACAAGGCCACCATCGGCGCCCACCCCGCCGCGATCCCCCGCCTAGCGACGCTACTCCGCGGCCACGACGGCCGGCAGCGGAGGGAGGCGGCCACGGCGCTCTACGAGCTGTGCAAGTTCGCCGGGAacagaccccgtgccgttcgcgCTGGAACCGTGGCGCCGCTGCTCCATTTTGCCGGCGAGGGGTCGGAGAGAGCCGTGCAGGTCCTGGCACTCCTCGCCAAGTGCCGAGAGGGAAAGGACGAGATGAGGAAGACGGTTGGATTCGTTAGGGCACTGACCGACGTCGTTAGAACTGGGAGCCCCCGGGGCGTGGAGCACGGCCTGTCGGTCCTTAACCTGGTCTGCTCCGATTGCCAAGAAATGGCTTTGGAAGCCATCGGAGAAGGGGTCTCGGGCCTCTGCTCTGTTTTAGCCGGCGACATGAATCCAAAGATCGGGAGAAACGCGACGGAGTTGCTTCTGAGACTGGaagttctctcttctccttgcatGACGCCCAACAGAAGAGATCGGTAA
- the LOC122036180 gene encoding pentatricopeptide repeat-containing protein At1g03540-like codes for MRQFFKPHHSAARLKAAADSGSLSHGLQLHAHVIKYGLDSHRLVGDSLLSLYFKLCPDVSATRRVFDSLPVKDVVSWTSMVSGYSRAGRPLDSLRMFVKMSTFGGVEPNDFTLSAAVKASSDLEDVRLGRCLHAMAFPRGFETNHVIASALVYMYGRSYAIEEARRVFDELLEPDSVCWTSIVSVLTWNDEFAEALRFFRLMMSNSLRVLPDEFTFGTIMKALGNLGRRKQGKEVHAKILTNGLRGNVVVESSTLDMYAKCGLMGDARKVFDQMPKRNAVSWCALLGGYCEAKNYEAVLSLFRVMDKEDDEQYSYGTVLRACAGLAAVRHGKEVHCRYLRISRWRYVIVESALIDLYAKCGLVDYAYRLFAKISARNLITWNTMISGFAQNGRGSHAIELFEEMLKQGTWPDYISFVGLLFACSHSGLVDEGRRHFRSMSQDYNIVPGTEHYTCMVDLLSRVGLLEEAEELINDSKCRGESSLRATLLGACATHARVDVAERVARRMMKLEPEQHLSYVLLANVYKTVGRWNEALQIRKMMRKRGVRKAPGRSWIEANPITCRDTEESEDQIPHAVNIS; via the coding sequence ATGAGGCAGTTCTTCAAGCCCCACCACAGCGCCGCCCGCCTCAAGGCCGCCGCAGACTCCGGCTCCCTCTCCCACGGCCTCCAGCTCCACGCCCATGTCATCAAGTACGGACTCGACTCCCACCGATTAGTGGGCGACAGCCTCCTCTCCCTCTACTTCAAGCTCTGCCCCGACGTTTCCGCCACCCGCCGCGTGTTCGACAGTTTGCCCGTGAAAGACGTTGTCTCCTGGACCTCGATGGTCTCCGGTTACTCCCGCGCCGGTCGTCCCCTAGATTCCCTTCGGATGTTCGTCAAAATGTCAACTTTCGGCGGCGTCGAGCCTAACGATTTCACCCTTTCCGCCGCAGTCAAGGCAAGTTCCGACCTTGAGGACGTCAGGCTCGGTAGGTGCCTCCACGCCATGGCCTTTCCCCGCGGGTTCGAGACGAACCATGTGATCGCGAGCGCTCTTGTTTACATGTATGGCAGGAGCTATGCAATCGAAGAAGCACGACGGGTGTTCGACGAATTGCTCGAGCCAGACTCCGTGTGTTGGACCTCGATCGTCTCGGTGTTGACATGGAATGATGAGTTCGCCGAAGCTTTGAGATTCTTCCGCTTAATGATGAGTAACTCACTCAGAGTTCTTCCAGATGAATTCACTTTCGGCACAATCATGAAGGCGTTGGGCAATTTAGGTCGACGGAAACAGGGCAAGGAAGTCCACGCCAAGATTTTGACAAACGGTCTCAGGGGCAACGTGGTGGTCGAGAGCAGCACACTCGACATGTATGCGAAATGCGGGCTAATGGGTGACGCACGCAAGGTGTTCGATCAAATGCCGAAGAGAAACGCAGTGTCCTGGTGCGCCTTGCTTGGAGGGTACTGCGAAGCCAAGAACTACGAAGCTGTTCTCAGTCTCTTCCGGGTGATGGATAAGGAAGACGACGAGCAGTACAGTTATGGCACAGTACTTCGTGCTTGTGCCGGCCTTGCAGCTGTGAGACACGGTAAGGAGGTTCACTGCAGGTATCTAAGGATCAGCCGTTGGAGATATGTCATTGTGGAATCTGCATTGATTGATCTTTATGCAAAATGCGGCCTTGTGGACTATGCCTACCGTCTTTTTGCTAAGATCTCAGCCAGAAACTTGATCACATGGAACACGATGATCTCTGGCTTTGCGCAAAATGGAAGAGGCAGTCATGCCATCGAGCTGTTCGAAGAAATGTTGAAGCAAGGGACGTGGCCAGATTATATCAGTTTTGTTGGGTTACTCTTTGCTTGCAGCCACTCAGGTTTGGTGGATGAAGGCAGGAGGCACTTCAGATCAATGAGCCAAGACTACAACATTGTGCCAGGGACTGAGCATTACACTTGCATGGTTGATCTCTTGAGCCGAGTTGGGCTACTCGAAGAAGCCGAAGAGTTGATAAATGACTCGAAGTGCAGAGGTGAGTCGTCCTTACGGGCGACGCTTCTAGGTGCCTGTGCTACCCACGCGAGAGTTGACGTGGCAGAGCGCGTGGCAAGGAGGATGATGAAATTGGAGCCGGAGCAGCATCTGAGCTATGTTCTTCTTGCCAATGTGTACAAGACGGTTGGTCGATGGAATGAGGCTTTGCAGATAAGGAAGATGATGAGAAAAAGGGGTGTGAGAAAAGCTCCTGGTAGAAGCTGGATTGAGGCCAACCCTATAACTTGCAGGGATACTGAAGAATCTGAAGACCAAATTCCACATGCTGTAAATATTTCATAG